The following proteins are co-located in the Micromonospora coriariae genome:
- a CDS encoding amino acid ABC transporter permease, with protein MDPLSTLWETFFDWDAMREALPEMLTVGLPNTLILAVSAALLGSVLGLLLAVAGISRSRWLRWPARVYTDVFRGLPAAATILLIGVGLAPLGMQVWGPDPYPLGILALSLIAAAYIGEIFRSGIQSVEAAQLEGARALGFSWGEAMRLVIVPQGIRRVLPAWVNQLIALIKDSSLVYFLGLVASQRELFRIGQDYAATTGNESALLLAGLCYLALTVPLTHAVNWIDRRLRHGRPATAPADEDEDDTESALSGATEGDRR; from the coding sequence ATGGATCCGTTGAGCACCCTGTGGGAGACCTTCTTCGACTGGGACGCGATGCGCGAGGCGCTACCCGAGATGCTGACCGTCGGGTTGCCCAACACGCTGATCCTGGCGGTCTCCGCCGCCCTGCTCGGCTCGGTGCTGGGCCTGCTGCTGGCCGTCGCCGGCATCTCCCGCAGCCGGTGGCTGCGCTGGCCGGCACGGGTCTACACCGACGTGTTCCGAGGGCTGCCGGCCGCGGCGACGATCCTGCTGATCGGCGTCGGGCTCGCGCCGTTGGGCATGCAGGTCTGGGGGCCCGACCCCTACCCGTTGGGCATTCTGGCGCTGTCGCTGATCGCGGCGGCGTACATCGGGGAGATCTTCCGCTCCGGCATCCAGTCGGTGGAGGCCGCGCAGTTGGAGGGTGCCCGGGCTCTCGGCTTCTCCTGGGGCGAGGCGATGCGGCTGGTGATCGTCCCGCAGGGCATCCGGCGGGTGCTGCCGGCCTGGGTGAATCAGCTCATCGCGCTGATCAAGGACTCCAGCCTCGTCTACTTCCTCGGCCTGGTGGCCAGCCAGCGGGAGCTGTTCCGGATCGGGCAGGACTACGCGGCCACCACCGGGAACGAGTCCGCGCTGCTGCTGGCCGGGCTCTGCTACCTGGCGTTGACCGTTCCGCTGACGCACGCGGTCAACTGGATCGACCGGCGGCTGCGCCACGGCCGGCCGGCCACCGCGCCGGCCGACGAGGACGAGGACGACACCGAGTCGGCGCTGTCCGGCGCGACGGAAGGGGACCGGCGATGA
- a CDS encoding ABC transporter substrate-binding protein — translation MRFLPALTRAAALGAATILAATALTACGDDTSSDAAANPYGLAQPGVLRAGTLTDAPPNVYLKDGKFTGFDNDLLTAVAGKLGLTVEFVGTDFSALLSQVNNHKFDVGSSSITITEARKKTVDFGNGYDFGYFGLDVPAGSPITGFDQLAGKRVVVVQGTVQDDYATGEQLNPVRVPDYNGAINQLKAGTADAWIAPAEIGEKSAADSNGKITVAAKQLSPAPTAYAVAKGGDKLREALNKGLDEVIADGTWSRLQAQYYPGRPVPADFHPGSGTVTVPAAPSASASASASASASASASASAAS, via the coding sequence GTGCGATTCCTTCCTGCCCTGACCCGCGCCGCGGCCCTCGGCGCGGCCACGATCCTGGCCGCCACCGCGCTCACCGCGTGCGGCGACGACACCTCGTCCGACGCCGCCGCCAACCCGTACGGACTGGCGCAGCCGGGCGTGCTGCGCGCCGGCACGCTGACCGACGCGCCGCCGAACGTGTACCTCAAGGACGGCAAGTTCACCGGCTTCGACAACGACCTGCTGACCGCGGTGGCGGGCAAGCTCGGCCTGACTGTCGAGTTCGTCGGCACCGACTTCTCCGCGCTGCTCTCGCAGGTCAACAACCACAAGTTCGACGTCGGCAGCTCCTCGATCACCATCACCGAGGCGCGCAAGAAGACTGTCGATTTCGGCAACGGCTACGACTTCGGCTACTTCGGCCTGGACGTGCCGGCCGGCTCGCCGATCACCGGCTTCGACCAGCTCGCCGGCAAGCGGGTCGTGGTGGTGCAGGGCACCGTCCAGGACGACTACGCCACCGGCGAGCAGCTCAACCCGGTCCGGGTTCCGGACTACAACGGCGCGATCAACCAGCTCAAGGCGGGCACCGCCGACGCGTGGATCGCCCCGGCCGAGATCGGCGAGAAGTCGGCGGCCGACAGCAACGGCAAGATCACCGTAGCGGCCAAGCAGCTCAGCCCGGCACCGACCGCGTACGCCGTCGCCAAGGGCGGCGACAAGCTGCGGGAGGCGCTGAACAAGGGCCTCGACGAGGTGATCGCGGACGGCACCTGGAGCCGGTTGCAGGCGCAGTACTACCCGGGTCGGCCGGTACCGGCGGACTTCCACCCGGGCAGCGGCACGGTGACCGTGCCGGCCGCGCCGTCGGCGTCGGCGTCGGCGTCGGCGTCGGCGTCGGCGTCGGCGTCGGCGTCGGCGTCGGCCGCGTCCTGA